A single Muntiacus reevesi chromosome 9, mMunRee1.1, whole genome shotgun sequence DNA region contains:
- the LOC136175322 gene encoding olfactory receptor 4C46-like produces the protein MENRNNVTEFILLGLTQNPKMQKIIFVVFLVVFIISMAGNVFTMVAITTSSLLGSPMYFFLAHLSFIDACYSCVDTPKLVIDSLYEKKTSTFKGCTNQIFWEHFLACIDIILLTVMAYDRYVAICKPLHYPTIMNRRLCWLLVGVAWMGGFLHGLIQILFIFRLPFCGPNVIDHFMCDLTPLLKLACTDTHTLGRFVAANSGVLCLLNFLLLAGSYVVILRSLRTKSSEARRKALSTCVSHMTAVAIFFVPCIFVYMRPAVMLPVDKSVAVFYTMITPMLNPLIYTLRNAQLKTAIRKWFSRKAISDEI, from the coding sequence atggaaaataggaacaatgtgactgagtttattctactgggactcacacagaatccaaagatgcagaaaatcatatttgttgtgtttttggttGTCTTCATCATCTCTATGGCAGGAAATGTATTCACCATGGTCGCCATCACTACCAGCTCATTACTGGGGTCCCCAATGTACTTCTTTCTGGctcatctctcttttattgatGCCTGCTATTCCTGTGTTGATACCCCTAAACTGGTCATAGATTCACTCTATGAAAAGAAAACCAGTACTTTCAAAGGATGCACAAATCAAATCTTTTGGGAACATTTCCTCGCATGTATTGATATTATCCTGctcactgtgatggcctatgaccgctatgtggccatctgcaagcccctgcACTATCCAACCATCATGAATCGAAGGTTATGCTGGTTGCTAGTGGGAGTGGCATGGATGGGAGGCTTTCTTCACGGACTCATCcagatcctcttcatcttcaggttgcccttctgtggccctaatgtcaTAGATCACTTCATGTGTGACCTGACCCCTTTGCTCAAACTTGCCTGCACTGACACCCACACTCTAGGGCGCTTTGTCGCTGCCAACAGCGGTGTCCTCTGTCTGCTGAACTTCCTTCTCTTGGCTGGCTCCTATGTGGTCATTCTGCGCTCCCTGAGGACCAAAAGCTCGGAGGCCAGACGCAAAGCCCTCTCCACTTGTGTCTCCCACATGACAGCCGTTGCCATATTTTTTGTGCCCTGCATATTTGTATACATGAGGCCTGCAGTTATGTTGCCTGTCGATAAATCAGTTGCTGTATTCTACACGATGATAACCCCCATGTTAAATCCTTTAATCTACACCTTGAGGAATGCTCAGTTGAAAACTGCCATTAGGAAATGGTTTAGTAGGAAAGCTATTTCAGATGAAATATAA